The following proteins come from a genomic window of bacterium:
- a CDS encoding heavy-metal-associated domain-containing protein — MRIPKLIIPVLVVVALLAGYFLRMAFTMPTTNVSFAATGGKTAVFVVDGLKCKGTAGFFTRLYQNRPGIAAIETFATEHKAVFTYDPAITSPDSIRAIMEAPIRLRDGSERQVFRCVSMR, encoded by the coding sequence ATGCGAATTCCCAAACTGATAATACCCGTTCTGGTCGTGGTGGCATTGCTGGCGGGCTATTTCCTACGGATGGCTTTCACGATGCCGACGACCAACGTGTCGTTTGCCGCGACGGGCGGTAAAACGGCGGTGTTCGTGGTGGACGGACTGAAATGCAAGGGTACGGCGGGATTCTTCACGCGGCTGTACCAGAACCGTCCCGGCATCGCCGCGATTGAAACGTTCGCCACCGAACACAAAGCGGTGTTCACCTACGATCCGGCGATCACTTCTCCCGACAGCATTCGCGCGATCATGGAAGCGCCGATCCGCCTCCGTGACGGCAGCGAGCGGCAGGTGTTCCGCTGCGTTTCGATGAGGTGA
- a CDS encoding restriction endonuclease, with product MTVAAMLSFNKGKETISQRHPGIIEEVTEIIETVDTLKLKTKVSKEKTMSGRMLYNPKAMNTVFKSEFKKRGWNALRVKCDYSTQHYVGGYAQDEFKRGAYREMDFIKDRVGVEVQFGKYSFMVYNVAAKMTIFHNLDHIDEGIEIVPVKTLAAEMSSGVSYFEQFEWDLRQRGVSNIDIPILILGIAK from the coding sequence GTGACGGTGGCGGCAATGCTCTCCTTCAATAAGGGAAAGGAAACGATATCACAGAGACACCCCGGCATAATTGAGGAGGTAACCGAGATCATCGAAACGGTTGATACACTAAAACTGAAAACCAAAGTCAGCAAAGAAAAAACCATGTCCGGCCGGATGCTGTACAATCCGAAAGCGATGAACACGGTTTTCAAGTCAGAGTTCAAGAAACGGGGGTGGAATGCGCTGCGAGTCAAGTGTGACTATTCGACACAGCATTACGTCGGCGGATACGCGCAAGATGAGTTCAAGCGAGGCGCCTATCGCGAAATGGACTTCATTAAAGATCGTGTTGGTGTAGAAGTACAATTCGGCAAGTATTCGTTTATGGTGTACAATGTCGCAGCCAAGATGACCATTTTCCACAATCTGGACCACATTGATGAAGGTATTGAAATCGTCCCTGTAAAGACGTTGGCAGCGGAAATGTCCTCAGGTGTCTCGTATTTTGAACAATTCGAATGGGATCTTCGCCAGCGGGGTGTTTCAAATATTGACATCCCCATTCTGATACTCGGTATAGCAAAGTAG